In Pseudomonas fluorescens, the following are encoded in one genomic region:
- the phoR gene encoding phosphate regulon sensor histidine kinase PhoR — protein MLLLVTACLVIGLITGYYGWSLAAGLGLYLAWTLKQLLRLHEWLRLHKPDEAPPDGYGLWGEVFDSIYHLQRRDQRVRGRLQAVIDRVQESTAALKDAVIMLDSDGNLEWWNRAAETLLGLKTPQDSGQPVTNLVRHPRFKEYFEQDSYAEPLEIPSPTNDRVRIQLYITRYGNNEHLMLVRDVTRIHQLEQMRKDFIANVSHELRTPLTVICGYLETLLDNVDEVNPRWGRALQQMQQQGGRMQTLLNDLLLLAKLEATDYPSDNQPVPIDGLLQSIKSDAQQLSAQKNQKITLEADPTILLKGSEAELRSAFSNLVFNAVKYTPAEGNIRIRWWGDDQGAHLSVQDSGIGIDAKHLPRLTERFYRVDSSRNSNTGGTGLGLAIVKHVLLRHRARMEISSVPGHGSTFTCHFAPAQVTKSRVISTAD, from the coding sequence ATGCTGCTGCTGGTCACCGCCTGCCTGGTGATCGGCCTGATCACCGGCTATTACGGCTGGAGCCTCGCTGCAGGCCTGGGTCTTTACCTGGCCTGGACCCTCAAGCAATTGCTGCGTCTGCACGAGTGGCTGCGCCTGCACAAACCCGATGAAGCGCCACCCGACGGCTATGGCCTGTGGGGCGAAGTGTTCGACAGCATCTACCACCTGCAACGCCGCGACCAACGGGTACGTGGGCGCCTGCAAGCGGTGATCGACCGGGTTCAGGAATCCACCGCCGCGCTCAAGGATGCGGTGATCATGCTCGACTCCGACGGCAACCTGGAATGGTGGAACCGCGCCGCCGAAACCCTGCTGGGCCTCAAGACGCCACAGGACAGCGGCCAACCGGTGACCAACCTGGTGCGCCATCCGCGCTTCAAGGAATACTTCGAGCAAGACAGTTACGCCGAGCCGCTGGAAATCCCTTCGCCGACCAACGACCGCGTGCGCATCCAGCTGTACATCACCCGTTACGGCAACAACGAACACTTGATGCTGGTGCGCGATGTGACGCGCATCCATCAGCTTGAGCAAATGCGCAAAGACTTCATAGCCAACGTTTCCCATGAACTGCGCACACCGTTGACGGTGATCTGCGGTTACCTGGAAACCTTGCTCGATAACGTCGACGAGGTGAACCCGCGCTGGGGCCGTGCCTTGCAGCAGATGCAGCAACAAGGCGGACGCATGCAGACCCTGCTCAACGACCTGTTGTTGCTGGCCAAGCTGGAAGCCACCGATTATCCGTCGGACAACCAGCCGGTGCCGATCGACGGCTTGCTGCAATCGATCAAGAGCGACGCGCAGCAGTTGTCCGCCCAGAAAAACCAGAAAATCACCCTGGAAGCCGACCCGACGATTCTGCTCAAGGGCAGCGAGGCGGAGTTGCGCAGCGCGTTTTCCAACCTGGTGTTCAACGCGGTGAAATACACCCCGGCCGAAGGCAACATCCGCATTCGCTGGTGGGGCGATGACCAGGGGGCGCACCTGAGCGTGCAGGATTCCGGGATCGGCATCGATGCCAAACACCTGCCGCGCCTGACCGAACGCTTCTATCGCGTCGACTCCAGCCGCAACTCCAACACCGGGGGCACCGGCCTGGGACTGGCGATCGTCAAACACGTCTTGTTGCGTCATCGGGCACGGATGGAAATCAGCAGCGTACCGGGCCATGGCAGCACCTTTACCTGCCACTTTGCCCCGGCCCAGGTCACCAAATCACGGGTTATCAGCACCGCTGACTGA
- a CDS encoding hemolysin family protein, which produces MDPSPGLTLATIFADFGMILFALILVLLNGFFVAAEFAMVKLRSTRVEAIADKHGWRGHILRTVHSQLDAYLSACQLGITLASLGLGWVGEPAFAHILEPVLSAVGVESAEVVKGISFFTAFFIISYLHIVVGELAPKSWAIRKPELLSLWTAVPLYLFYWAMYPAIYLLNASANQILRIAGQGEPGPHHEHHYSREELKLILHSSRGQDPSDQGMRVLASAVEMGELEVVDWANSREDLVTLEFNAPLKQILAMFRRHKFSRYPVYDSERQEFVGLLHIKDLLLELAALDHIPESFNLAELTRPLERVSRHMPLSQLLEQFRKGGSHFAVVEEADGNIIGYLTMEDVLEVLVGDIQDEHRKAERGILAYQPGKLLVRGDTPLFKVERLLGIDLDHVEAETLAGLVYESLKRVPEEEEVLEVEGLRIIIKKMKGPKIVLAKVLMLD; this is translated from the coding sequence ATGGACCCTTCCCCTGGCTTGACCCTCGCTACAATTTTCGCCGACTTCGGCATGATTCTTTTTGCTCTGATCCTGGTTTTGCTCAACGGATTTTTCGTTGCGGCGGAATTTGCCATGGTCAAACTGCGTTCGACCCGGGTCGAGGCCATCGCTGACAAACACGGCTGGCGCGGGCACATCCTGCGTACCGTGCACAGTCAGCTCGATGCTTACCTGTCGGCCTGCCAATTGGGTATCACCCTCGCCTCCCTGGGCCTGGGTTGGGTCGGTGAACCCGCGTTTGCCCACATTCTTGAGCCGGTGTTGAGCGCGGTCGGCGTCGAGTCGGCCGAAGTGGTCAAAGGCATCTCGTTCTTCACCGCCTTCTTCATCATTTCGTACCTGCACATCGTGGTCGGCGAACTGGCCCCCAAATCCTGGGCGATCCGCAAACCCGAATTGCTGTCGCTGTGGACCGCCGTGCCGCTGTACCTGTTCTACTGGGCCATGTACCCGGCCATTTACTTGCTCAACGCCAGCGCCAACCAGATCCTGCGCATTGCAGGGCAAGGTGAACCCGGCCCGCATCACGAACACCATTACAGCCGCGAAGAACTGAAACTGATCCTGCACTCCAGCCGTGGCCAGGACCCGAGCGACCAAGGCATGCGTGTCTTGGCCTCGGCAGTGGAAATGGGTGAGCTGGAAGTGGTCGACTGGGCCAACTCCCGCGAAGACCTGGTGACCCTGGAGTTCAACGCGCCGCTCAAGCAGATCCTGGCGATGTTCCGTCGCCACAAGTTCAGCCGCTACCCGGTGTACGACAGTGAGCGCCAGGAATTCGTCGGCCTGCTGCACATCAAGGATCTGCTGCTGGAACTGGCGGCGCTGGACCACATTCCCGAGTCGTTCAACCTGGCCGAACTGACCCGCCCGCTGGAGCGCGTATCGCGGCACATGCCGCTGTCACAGTTGCTGGAGCAGTTCCGCAAGGGCGGCTCGCACTTCGCCGTGGTCGAAGAGGCCGACGGCAACATCATCGGCTACCTGACCATGGAAGACGTGCTGGAAGTGCTGGTGGGCGATATCCAGGACGAACACCGCAAGGCCGAACGCGGAATCCTCGCGTATCAGCCGGGCAAGTTGCTGGTGCGGGGCGATACGCCGCTGTTCAAGGTTGAACGACTGCTGGGCATCGACCTCGACCACGTCGAAGCCGAAACCCTTGCCGGGCTGGTCTACGAGAGCCTCAAACGAGTTCCCGAAGAGGAAGAAGTGCTGGAAGTCGAAGGCCTGCGGATCATCATCAAGAAGATGAAAGGGCCGAAGATCGTTCTGGCCAAGGTGTTGATGCTCGATTGA
- a CDS encoding peptidoglycan DD-metalloendopeptidase family protein, whose protein sequence is MFTRLLLLCGLFMVANSAMAMTIYKSKDAYGVVSYSDRPSKGAHVFVFRDGMVEHLERQVRLIIMKKNGVHSVYVRNDLYAPVEVELSFAGVKNASGVPGRTIRRVIPLRSSVRLAKLTATKGGRPLAYVPKFKYSLGDPSGPTVGYRYPLPWRGGPFRISQGANGPYSHFGPKSRYAIDIAMPEGTPIIAARGGVVVKTENRQSGRGTDASGNFVRVLHDDGTMGVYLHLKKGSVCVREGQRVTVGSALALSGNTGNSTGPHLHFVVQRNTGLGLVSIPYQFNQPVGALPNFALGKQ, encoded by the coding sequence ATGTTCACGCGCCTGCTGCTTTTATGTGGCCTGTTCATGGTCGCCAACTCGGCCATGGCCATGACCATCTACAAATCCAAAGATGCCTATGGCGTGGTTTCCTACAGCGACCGCCCCAGCAAAGGCGCCCATGTGTTCGTTTTTCGCGATGGCATGGTCGAGCACCTTGAGCGTCAGGTGCGCCTCATCATCATGAAAAAAAACGGCGTGCACAGCGTGTACGTACGCAATGACCTGTATGCGCCGGTAGAAGTCGAATTGAGTTTTGCCGGGGTGAAGAACGCCAGCGGTGTGCCGGGGCGGACGATTCGGCGCGTGATACCGCTACGCAGCAGCGTTCGCCTGGCGAAGCTCACGGCGACTAAAGGTGGAAGGCCCCTCGCGTACGTTCCGAAGTTCAAATACTCCCTGGGCGACCCCTCAGGGCCCACGGTGGGCTATCGGTACCCGTTGCCTTGGCGTGGCGGACCGTTCCGGATAAGCCAGGGCGCCAATGGCCCCTACAGCCACTTCGGGCCCAAGAGCCGATACGCCATAGACATCGCAATGCCTGAGGGCACGCCGATCATTGCCGCGCGAGGCGGGGTGGTGGTGAAGACCGAGAACAGACAGAGCGGACGCGGCACCGACGCATCCGGTAATTTCGTGCGGGTGCTGCACGATGACGGGACCATGGGTGTTTACCTGCACCTGAAGAAAGGCTCGGTCTGCGTTCGGGAAGGTCAGCGGGTAACGGTCGGCAGTGCGTTGGCGTTGTCCGGCAACACCGGTAACAGCACCGGGCCGCATTTGCACTTTGTGGTGCAGCGCAATACCGGGCTGGGGCTGGTATCGATTCCGTACCAGTTCAACCAGCCGGTGGGCGCGCTGCCCAACTTTGCGTTGGGCAAGCAGTGA
- a CDS encoding response regulator, protein MSKVSVLVVDDASFIRDLVKKCLRNYFPGMRIEDAINGRKAQAMLVKEAFDLVLCDWEMPEMSGLELLTWCREQDNLKAMPFVMVTSRGDKENVVQAIQAGVSGYVSKPFTNEQLITKVKQALHKVGKLDALINVAATKTSPAFANDSLAALTGGKAPVVTPTAAPAPSKGLLNSPPVKTPAASSAPTSGRGQGQLRLPNGIAQCVIKALSLKEALLVVKRTEALPQILDSAVLDLEQGDNAEVARLNGYLHAVVAHEPKPDSDWLQLTFRFVDQDAQKLDYISRLIARGTAQKHFIPGA, encoded by the coding sequence ATGAGTAAGGTCAGTGTGTTGGTCGTGGACGATGCGTCGTTCATTCGTGACCTGGTGAAGAAGTGCCTGCGCAATTATTTCCCGGGCATGCGGATCGAAGATGCGATCAACGGCAGAAAGGCCCAGGCCATGCTGGTCAAGGAAGCCTTCGACCTGGTCCTGTGCGACTGGGAAATGCCGGAAATGTCCGGCCTGGAGCTGCTGACCTGGTGCCGCGAGCAGGACAACCTCAAGGCCATGCCCTTCGTGATGGTGACCAGCCGTGGCGACAAGGAGAACGTCGTCCAGGCGATTCAGGCCGGGGTGTCCGGTTACGTCAGCAAGCCGTTCACCAACGAGCAACTGATCACAAAGGTCAAGCAGGCGTTGCACAAGGTCGGCAAACTCGACGCCTTGATCAACGTAGCCGCGACCAAAACCAGCCCTGCCTTCGCTAACGACTCCCTCGCCGCCTTGACCGGTGGCAAGGCGCCCGTCGTCACGCCAACGGCCGCCCCCGCACCGTCCAAAGGCTTGCTCAACAGCCCGCCGGTCAAGACGCCTGCGGCCTCTTCGGCACCCACCAGTGGCCGTGGCCAGGGTCAACTGCGTTTGCCGAACGGCATCGCGCAATGTGTGATCAAGGCCTTGAGCCTCAAGGAAGCCCTGTTGGTGGTCAAGCGCACCGAGGCCCTGCCGCAGATTCTCGACAGCGCCGTGCTGGACCTGGAGCAGGGCGATAACGCCGAAGTCGCCCGCCTCAACGGCTATCTGCACGCCGTCGTGGCCCATGAACCGAAACCCGACAGCGACTGGCTGCAACTGACCTTCCGCTTTGTCGATCAGGATGCGCAGAAGCTCGATTACATTTCGCGCCTGATTGCGCGGGGTACGGCGCAGAAGCATTTCATTCCTGGCGCTTGA
- the phoU gene encoding phosphate signaling complex protein PhoU, producing the protein MISKEGLTHHISQQFNAELEEVRSHLLAMGGLVEKQVNDAVTALIEADSGLAQQVREIDDQINQMERNIDEECLRILARRQPAASDLRLIISISKSVIDLERIGDEATKIARRAIQLCEEGEAPRGYVEVRHIGDQVRNMVRDALDAFARFDAELALSVAQYDKIIDREYKTALRELATYMMEDPRSISRVLSIIWVLRSLERIGDHARNISELVIYLVRGTDVRHLGLKRMKEEVEGTTGESANVPVKTDDK; encoded by the coding sequence ATGATTTCTAAGGAAGGCCTTACACACCACATCTCCCAGCAGTTCAACGCCGAACTGGAGGAAGTGCGCAGCCACCTCCTGGCCATGGGCGGGCTGGTCGAGAAACAGGTCAACGACGCGGTGACCGCGCTGATCGAGGCCGATTCCGGCCTGGCCCAGCAGGTGCGTGAGATCGACGACCAGATCAACCAGATGGAACGCAACATCGACGAGGAATGCCTGCGCATTCTGGCCCGTCGTCAACCGGCAGCGTCCGACCTGCGCCTGATCATCAGCATTTCCAAATCGGTGATCGACCTGGAGCGTATCGGTGACGAAGCGACCAAGATCGCCCGTCGCGCCATCCAGCTATGCGAAGAAGGTGAAGCGCCGCGCGGTTACGTGGAAGTGCGCCACATCGGTGACCAGGTGCGCAACATGGTCCGCGACGCACTGGACGCCTTTGCCCGTTTCGACGCCGAACTGGCTTTGTCGGTGGCGCAGTACGACAAGATCATCGACCGCGAATACAAGACCGCCCTGCGTGAGCTGGCCACCTACATGATGGAAGACCCGCGTTCCATTTCGCGGGTGCTGAGCATTATCTGGGTACTGCGTTCGCTGGAGCGTATCGGCGACCACGCGCGCAATATCTCGGAGCTGGTGATCTACCTGGTACGCGGCACCGACGTGCGGCACCTGGGTCTCAAGCGCATGAAGGAAGAAGTCGAAGGAACAACTGGCGAAAGCGCTAATGTTCCGGTCAAAACTGACGATAAGTAA
- the pstB gene encoding phosphate ABC transporter ATP-binding protein PstB, with the protein MQHEAHTHGINMSALGRDKQSLNLEQETVAIEVPGLSLFYGEKQALYDVSMNIPKQRVTAFIGPSGCGKSTLLRTFNRMNDLVDGCRVEGEINLYGNNIYRKGEDVAELRRRVGMVFQKPNPFPKTIYENVVYGLRIQGINKKRVLDEAVEWALKGAALWDEVKDRLHESALGLSGGQQQRLVIARTIAVEPEVLLLDEPCSALDPISTLKVEELIYELKSKFTIVIVTHNMQQAARVSDYTAFMYMGKLVEFGDTDTLFTNPAKKQTEDYITGRYG; encoded by the coding sequence ATGCAGCACGAAGCACATACCCACGGCATCAACATGTCGGCGCTGGGTCGCGACAAGCAGAGCCTGAACCTCGAGCAGGAAACCGTAGCCATCGAAGTACCGGGCCTGAGCCTGTTCTACGGCGAAAAACAAGCGCTGTACGACGTCAGCATGAACATCCCGAAACAGCGCGTGACCGCCTTCATCGGCCCGTCCGGCTGTGGCAAGTCCACGCTGCTGCGTACCTTCAACCGCATGAACGACCTGGTTGACGGCTGCCGCGTTGAAGGCGAGATCAACCTCTACGGCAACAACATCTACCGCAAGGGTGAAGACGTGGCCGAGCTGCGTCGTCGCGTCGGCATGGTGTTCCAGAAGCCCAACCCGTTCCCGAAAACCATCTACGAAAACGTGGTTTACGGTCTGCGCATCCAGGGCATCAACAAGAAGCGCGTCCTCGACGAAGCCGTCGAGTGGGCGTTGAAAGGCGCGGCACTGTGGGACGAGGTCAAGGACCGTCTGCACGAGTCGGCACTGGGCCTGTCCGGTGGTCAGCAGCAGCGTCTGGTGATCGCCCGCACCATCGCCGTTGAGCCGGAAGTGCTGCTGCTCGACGAACCGTGCTCGGCACTCGACCCGATCTCCACGCTGAAAGTCGAAGAGCTGATCTACGAACTGAAATCCAAGTTCACCATCGTGATCGTGACCCACAACATGCAACAGGCGGCACGGGTGTCTGATTACACCGCGTTCATGTACATGGGCAAACTGGTGGAATTCGGCGACACCGATACCCTGTTCACCAACCCGGCGAAGAAGCAGACCGAAGACTACATCACCGGTCGCTACGGCTAG
- the pstA gene encoding phosphate ABC transporter permease PstA has product MKQNSLKGWFKSGAPGVWISGGAVSIAVIMTIGLLAVIAVRGLGHFWPADLIHASYDVPGQAQHLVVGEVVQKEEVPRVRLKSAGLPVPDQGPEFMTRELIKVGNRDLNGNDFTWIVGEWLTNQTTPVELMAIERREWGNFYGYLVNVKQDGKVIAEGEAAWPELQARIDRVNKLAAQLKSLEKSDIGAINAGLERIRLHGRKLELEGKLDATAQADMESERAELNARYQDIESRLTDLHAQFNRDALTARDANGKEIEIGLGKVVHAYQPNAMNTFTKIGFYFSKIWEFLSDDPREANTEGGIFPAIFGTVMMTLIMAMIVTPFGVLAAVYLREYAKQNALTRIIRIAVNNLAGVPAIVYGVFGLGFFVYVLGGSLDRLFFPEALPAPTFGTPGLLWASLTLALLAVPVVIVATEEGLARIPRTVREGSLALGATKAETLWKIVLPMASPAMMTGMILAVARAAGEVAPLMLVGVVKLAPSLPVDGNYPYLHLDQKIMHLGFHIYDVGFQSPNVEAARPLVYATALLLVLVIATLNLSAVYIRNHLREKYKALDS; this is encoded by the coding sequence GTGAAACAGAACTCCCTGAAAGGATGGTTCAAGAGCGGCGCCCCCGGCGTCTGGATCAGCGGTGGCGCGGTGTCCATCGCGGTCATCATGACCATTGGCCTGCTGGCGGTTATTGCCGTGCGCGGTCTGGGTCACTTCTGGCCGGCGGATCTGATCCACGCCAGCTACGATGTGCCGGGCCAGGCCCAGCATCTGGTCGTCGGTGAGGTGGTGCAGAAAGAAGAAGTGCCGCGCGTCCGTCTGAAAAGTGCCGGTCTGCCGGTACCCGATCAGGGCCCGGAATTCATGACTCGCGAGCTGATCAAGGTCGGCAACCGTGATCTGAACGGCAACGACTTCACCTGGATCGTCGGCGAGTGGCTGACCAACCAGACCACCCCGGTCGAGTTGATGGCCATCGAGCGTCGCGAGTGGGGCAACTTTTACGGCTACCTCGTTAACGTCAAACAGGACGGCAAGGTCATCGCCGAGGGCGAAGCGGCATGGCCTGAGCTGCAAGCGCGGATCGACCGCGTGAACAAGCTTGCTGCGCAACTGAAGTCACTGGAAAAGAGTGATATTGGTGCGATCAACGCAGGTCTGGAGCGCATCCGTCTGCACGGCCGCAAGCTGGAGCTGGAAGGCAAACTCGACGCCACCGCACAGGCGGACATGGAATCCGAGCGCGCTGAGCTGAACGCCCGCTATCAGGATATCGAATCACGTCTGACTGACTTGCATGCACAGTTCAACCGCGACGCTTTGACAGCCCGCGACGCCAATGGCAAAGAAATCGAAATCGGTCTGGGCAAAGTGGTTCACGCCTACCAGCCGAACGCCATGAACACCTTCACCAAGATCGGTTTCTATTTCAGCAAGATCTGGGAGTTCCTGTCCGACGACCCGCGTGAAGCGAACACCGAAGGCGGGATTTTCCCGGCGATTTTCGGCACCGTGATGATGACCCTGATCATGGCGATGATCGTGACTCCGTTCGGCGTGTTGGCGGCGGTTTACTTGCGTGAATACGCCAAGCAGAACGCACTGACCCGAATCATCCGTATCGCGGTGAACAACCTGGCAGGTGTTCCGGCCATCGTTTACGGCGTGTTCGGCCTGGGTTTCTTCGTCTACGTGCTGGGTGGCTCGCTCGACCGTCTGTTCTTCCCGGAAGCACTGCCGGCACCGACCTTCGGTACGCCGGGTCTGCTCTGGGCTTCGTTGACCCTGGCGCTGCTGGCGGTGCCGGTGGTGATCGTGGCCACCGAAGAAGGCCTGGCGCGGATTCCTCGCACCGTGCGTGAAGGCTCGTTGGCCCTCGGCGCGACCAAGGCTGAAACCTTGTGGAAGATCGTGCTGCCGATGGCCAGCCCGGCGATGATGACCGGCATGATCCTCGCCGTGGCTCGCGCCGCGGGTGAAGTGGCGCCGCTGATGCTGGTGGGTGTGGTGAAACTGGCACCGTCGCTGCCGGTGGACGGTAACTACCCGTACCTGCACCTGGACCAGAAGATCATGCACCTGGGCTTCCACATCTATGACGTCGGCTTCCAGAGCCCGAACGTCGAAGCCGCACGACCGCTGGTGTACGCCACGGCGCTGCTGCTGGTGCTGGTGATCGCGACATTGAACCTGTCGGCGGTGTACATCCGTAACCACCTGCGCGAGAAGTACAAGGCGCTGGATAGCTGA
- a CDS encoding ABC transporter permease subunit encodes MQDAGKPLMISLEEQNQVAMRVSDKGQALFFDIDSGAELKRVDLPLPAGATVASIGEDQPGHPLVAVGLSNGQALVFRHTYKVSYPDGKKTITPDIEYPYGNTPIALNESGGALEHVSLNANDSTLMLVGSTGSQLNVLSLTSEENMMTGEVTNEQKRIELPQMNEPVKSIFVDPRQQWLYVINGRAQADVFSLRDKSLNGRYKLAEDGDTEITASTQLVGGISLIIGDSKGGLAQWFMARDPDGEQRLKQIRTFQMGTTPIVEITAEERRKGFVALDASGKLGVFHSTAHRTLLVEPVAEGQGIFGLSPRANRVIVEAGGKLHPLLLDNPHPEVSWSALWSKVWYENYDEPKYVWQSTAANTDFEPKLSLSPLTFGTLKAAFYAMLLAAPLAVAAAIYTAYFMAPGMRRKVKPVIELMEAMPTVILGFFAGLFLAPYVEGHLPGIFSLLMLLPIGILVAGFTFSRLPESIRLKVPDGWESALLIPVILFVGWLSLYMSPFMENWFFGGDMRMWISHDLGITYDQRNALVVGLAMGFAVIPNIYSIAEDAVFSVPRGLTLGSLALGATPWQTMTRVVILTASPGIFSALMIGMGRAVGETMIVLMATGNTPVMEMNLFEGLRTLAANVAVEMPESEVGGSHYRVLFLSALVLLLFTFVMNTLAELIRQRLRKKYSSL; translated from the coding sequence ATGCAGGACGCTGGCAAGCCACTGATGATCTCGCTCGAAGAGCAGAATCAGGTGGCCATGCGCGTTTCCGACAAGGGCCAGGCGTTGTTCTTCGATATCGACAGTGGCGCTGAGCTCAAGCGCGTCGATCTGCCGTTGCCGGCAGGCGCAACCGTGGCCTCCATCGGCGAAGACCAGCCAGGTCATCCGCTGGTGGCCGTGGGCCTGTCCAACGGTCAGGCGCTGGTGTTTCGTCACACCTATAAAGTCAGCTACCCCGATGGCAAGAAAACCATCACTCCGGATATCGAGTATCCGTACGGCAACACGCCCATCGCGCTGAACGAAAGCGGCGGTGCGCTGGAACACGTCAGCCTCAACGCCAACGATTCGACCCTGATGCTGGTCGGCTCCACCGGTTCGCAACTTAATGTTCTGTCGCTGACCAGCGAAGAGAACATGATGACCGGTGAAGTCACCAACGAGCAGAAGCGTATCGAACTGCCGCAGATGAACGAGCCGGTGAAGAGTATCTTCGTCGACCCGCGTCAGCAGTGGCTGTATGTGATTAATGGTCGTGCCCAGGCCGACGTGTTCAGCTTGCGTGACAAGAGCCTCAATGGTCGCTACAAGCTGGCGGAAGACGGTGATACTGAAATCACCGCCAGCACCCAGTTGGTGGGTGGCATCTCGCTGATCATCGGTGACTCCAAGGGTGGTCTGGCCCAGTGGTTCATGGCTCGCGACCCGGATGGCGAGCAACGCCTGAAGCAGATCCGCACCTTCCAGATGGGCACCACGCCTATCGTTGAAATCACTGCTGAAGAACGCCGCAAGGGCTTCGTTGCCCTCGACGCTTCCGGCAAACTTGGCGTGTTCCACAGCACCGCCCACCGCACCCTGCTGGTAGAGCCGGTCGCTGAAGGCCAGGGCATTTTCGGTCTGTCGCCTCGCGCCAATCGCGTGATAGTGGAAGCCGGCGGCAAGCTGCACCCGCTGCTGCTCGACAACCCGCACCCGGAAGTCTCGTGGAGCGCACTGTGGAGCAAGGTCTGGTACGAGAACTACGACGAGCCTAAATATGTCTGGCAATCGACCGCCGCCAACACCGACTTCGAACCCAAGCTGAGCCTGTCGCCGCTGACCTTCGGTACCCTGAAAGCCGCGTTCTACGCCATGCTGCTGGCCGCTCCTCTGGCCGTCGCCGCTGCGATCTACACCGCGTACTTCATGGCTCCGGGCATGCGCCGCAAGGTCAAGCCGGTGATCGAGCTGATGGAAGCGATGCCGACGGTGATCCTCGGCTTCTTCGCCGGTCTGTTCCTCGCACCGTATGTGGAAGGGCACTTGCCCGGCATCTTCAGCCTGCTGATGTTGCTGCCAATCGGCATCCTGGTCGCCGGTTTCACTTTCAGCCGCTTGCCTGAATCGATCCGCCTGAAAGTCCCGGACGGCTGGGAAAGTGCGCTGCTGATCCCGGTGATTCTGTTCGTGGGCTGGCTGTCGCTGTACATGAGCCCGTTCATGGAGAACTGGTTCTTCGGCGGCGACATGCGCATGTGGATCTCCCACGATCTGGGCATCACCTACGACCAGCGCAACGCCCTGGTGGTCGGCCTGGCCATGGGCTTCGCGGTCATCCCGAACATCTACTCCATCGCCGAAGACGCCGTGTTCAGCGTGCCTCGCGGCCTGACCCTGGGCTCCCTGGCGCTCGGTGCCACGCCGTGGCAGACCATGACCCGCGTGGTGATCCTCACCGCGAGCCCGGGCATATTCTCGGCGCTGATGATCGGCATGGGCCGTGCGGTCGGTGAAACCATGATCGTGCTGATGGCCACAGGCAACACGCCGGTCATGGAAATGAACCTGTTCGAAGGTCTGCGCACCCTGGCGGCCAACGTCGCAGTGGAAATGCCCGAATCGGAAGTCGGCGGCAGCCACTACCGCGTGCTGTTCCTCTCGGCGCTGGTGCTGCTGTTGTTCACCTTCGTCATGAACACCCTCGCGGAACTGATTCGTCAGCGTCTGCGCAAGAAATACTCGTCGCTTTAA